One Coprobacter tertius genomic region harbors:
- a CDS encoding lysine exporter LysO family protein yields MSLLIVLCFFSGVLLSYYHCMPDFAYKQDYSLYILSVMMFFVGMSIGADLKSLWRPIKIYKIRIVLIPLATIAGTMITAWGISFFTEDIASKETIAIGSGFGYYSLSAVLLTELAGSHIGMMALISNMTREILALLCIPVLARFCGKLAPISAAGATSIDTTLPLISRYCGENYIVISLFHGILVDFSVPIIIALLYW; encoded by the coding sequence ATGAGTCTTCTTATCGTACTCTGTTTTTTTTCAGGTGTCTTGCTTTCCTACTACCATTGCATGCCTGATTTTGCATACAAACAAGACTATAGCTTATATATTCTTTCGGTTATGATGTTTTTTGTAGGAATGTCGATTGGTGCCGACTTAAAAAGTCTTTGGAGACCTATAAAGATATATAAAATACGGATCGTACTTATTCCCCTGGCGACAATAGCAGGAACAATGATTACCGCCTGGGGAATATCGTTTTTTACAGAAGATATCGCTTCGAAAGAGACTATTGCCATCGGTTCGGGATTCGGGTATTACAGTCTATCGGCCGTATTACTAACCGAACTTGCAGGCAGCCACATCGGTATGATGGCACTTATCAGTAATATGACACGTGAAATACTTGCCCTGCTCTGTATTCCGGTACTGGCTCGTTTTTGCGGGAAACTTGCACCTATATCGGCTGCAGGAGCTACTTCGATAGATACCACTCTTCCACTGATAAGCCGTTACTGCGGAGAAAATTATATCGTAATTTCTCTATTTCACGGCATATTAGTCGATTTCTCAGTACCGATAATCATCGCCCTTTTATATTGGTAA
- a CDS encoding DUF6132 family protein, producing MKQWVKNNRLRIITTLLGAAAGFAYWYFIGCASGTCPITSSPYISTLWGAAIGFLIAPGKCCIKKENSNCEIQNRNNQN from the coding sequence ATGAAACAATGGGTAAAAAATAATAGGCTTCGCATTATAACCACACTTTTAGGAGCTGCTGCAGGATTTGCATATTGGTATTTCATCGGTTGTGCATCCGGGACTTGTCCCATAACATCCTCCCCTTACATAAGTACTTTGTGGGGAGCAGCTATCGGTTTTTTAATAGCGCCAGGCAAATGTTGCATAAAAAAAGAAAACTCGAATTGTGAAATACAAAATAGAAACAATCAAAATTAA
- the trxA gene encoding thioredoxin, with protein MKLKRILFLTLLVSSLFTSISCSSQNKQKNDNTINKNKTTMGTIALTKDEFLKKVANYEKNPDEWKYLGDKPAIIDFYATWCGPCKSIAPSLEELAEEFKDQIYIYKIDTDKEQELAAAFGIRSIPTLLFIPMDGAPQMAQGAIPKKDLKKAIETVLLNKAEATK; from the coding sequence ATGAAACTCAAGCGCATTCTTTTTCTAACATTGCTCGTATCGAGTCTTTTTACAAGCATTTCGTGTTCTTCACAAAATAAACAGAAAAATGATAATACGATTAATAAAAACAAAACAACTATGGGAACAATTGCTCTTACTAAAGACGAATTCTTAAAAAAAGTGGCTAACTATGAAAAAAATCCTGATGAATGGAAATACCTGGGTGATAAACCGGCTATCATAGATTTTTACGCAACTTGGTGCGGCCCCTGCAAAAGCATTGCACCCTCACTCGAAGAACTCGCTGAAGAATTTAAAGACCAGATTTATATCTACAAAATAGACACCGATAAAGAACAGGAACTGGCTGCCGCTTTCGGAATCAGAAGTATTCCTACTTTACTTTTTATCCCAATGGACGGAGCTCCTCAGATGGCTCAAGGAGCTATTCCTAAAAAAGACTTGAAAAAAGCTATCGAAACGGTACTTTTAAATAAAGCCGAAGCCACTAAATAA
- a CDS encoding winged helix DNA-binding protein, with protein METLCYIREIYQAIAEFENYFHKTHDLCLNEGMLLCVLKEGPLTSGEIAKKLNLSQSNTSKVLRSVEMKGLILRDLGEKDRRQMYYSVTQEGVKKLSSLKCEKEQLPEILKCIANNHDK; from the coding sequence ATGGAAACCTTGTGCTACATCAGAGAAATATATCAAGCAATAGCCGAATTTGAAAATTATTTTCATAAAACACACGATCTTTGTCTGAACGAAGGAATGCTGCTATGCGTTCTCAAAGAAGGACCTCTTACGTCGGGAGAGATTGCAAAGAAACTGAATCTAAGCCAATCGAATACCTCTAAAGTACTTCGGTCGGTCGAGATGAAAGGGCTGATATTGAGAGACCTCGGAGAAAAAGATCGTAGACAAATGTACTATTCGGTTACACAAGAAGGAGTAAAAAAATTATCGTCACTCAAATGTGAAAAAGAACAGCTTCCCGAAATACTGAAATGTATCGCCAATAACCACGATAAATAA
- a CDS encoding inorganic phosphate transporter, giving the protein METFYLLIVIFLFLLAVFDLVVGVSNDAVNFLNSALGAKAAPFRIIMIVAGIGILMGASMSNGMMDIARHGIYQPQYFYFSEIMCILLAVMLTDVVLLDVFNSLGMPTSTTVSMVFELLGGTFALSLIKIMADNSYGLGDLINTDKALSVILAIFVSVAIAFFFGSVVQYLSRILFTFNYKKKSKYFAGIFCGLACTAILYFLMVSGLKGSSFMTPENKAWLDNNTSGLVVGSLIGFTLLMQVLYWLKINVYKVVVLLGTFALAFAFAGNDLVNFIGVPLAGFSSYTDIISQPGANPDSYLMSSLSGSAHTPWYFLIISGIIMVVALFTSKKAQSVVKTSLDLSRQEEGEEAFGTSPVARVIVRVSSNFSSWLTGIIPERTKRWINARFNQNEAILAEGASFDLIRASVNLVLGGFLIAMGTSLKLPLSTTYVAFMVAMGTSLADRAWGRESAVYRITGVLSVIGGWFITAGAAFFICFFVALIIYYGGTPAIILLISLAIFLLIRSQLRFNKKQNKEKGNPTIVKLMSTHDTNEALTLLRKHTRDELSEILNTAAETFDHTVSAFLSESYRGLRKTMNHIDDEKVHLKQVKRIGTLGVTHLDNNTAIEKGLYYYQGNDFISEIIYSIGRICEPCLEHTDNNFNPLHDEQKAEFSHIASEVTQLLISSRELIENNQYDEKFIELIQKANIIINNLSQLKRAELKRIQSQQGSLKVSMVYLTMIQETQNVVAYTSNLLKVSRKFQEEKN; this is encoded by the coding sequence ATGGAAACTTTTTATCTTTTAATTGTTATTTTCCTTTTTTTATTAGCCGTTTTCGATTTGGTCGTAGGAGTCAGTAACGATGCGGTAAATTTCCTCAATTCGGCTCTCGGAGCAAAAGCCGCGCCATTCAGAATAATTATGATAGTAGCCGGAATCGGAATTCTTATGGGAGCTTCCATGTCTAACGGTATGATGGATATTGCGCGGCACGGGATTTACCAACCACAGTATTTTTATTTTTCGGAGATCATGTGCATCTTATTAGCCGTAATGTTAACCGATGTCGTGTTGCTGGATGTTTTCAATTCGCTGGGGATGCCTACCTCTACCACTGTTTCGATGGTGTTCGAACTATTAGGAGGGACATTTGCACTGTCTCTTATAAAAATTATGGCCGATAACAGTTATGGTTTGGGAGATCTGATAAATACCGATAAAGCATTATCGGTTATACTGGCTATATTCGTTTCGGTAGCTATCGCTTTTTTCTTCGGATCGGTCGTTCAATATCTATCCCGAATACTTTTCACTTTCAATTATAAAAAAAAGTCGAAATATTTTGCCGGAATATTTTGCGGTCTCGCCTGTACAGCCATTCTTTACTTTTTAATGGTTAGCGGGCTGAAAGGATCCTCTTTCATGACTCCTGAGAATAAAGCATGGCTCGACAATAACACCTCAGGTCTCGTAGTAGGTTCACTCATCGGATTCACACTGTTAATGCAGGTGCTTTACTGGTTGAAAATAAATGTTTATAAAGTTGTCGTACTATTGGGAACTTTCGCTTTAGCGTTTGCGTTTGCCGGTAACGACCTGGTAAATTTTATCGGAGTTCCCCTTGCCGGATTTTCTTCTTATACCGATATTATTTCACAACCCGGTGCAAATCCCGACTCATACCTGATGAGTTCCCTTTCGGGTTCAGCGCATACCCCCTGGTATTTTTTGATTATTTCGGGTATTATCATGGTCGTAGCGCTGTTCACCTCGAAAAAAGCGCAAAGTGTCGTAAAAACGTCTCTCGATCTTTCGAGACAGGAAGAAGGAGAAGAAGCATTCGGTACTTCTCCGGTAGCAAGAGTTATCGTCAGAGTATCAAGTAATTTCTCATCGTGGCTGACAGGTATAATTCCCGAACGTACAAAACGCTGGATCAACGCCCGTTTCAATCAAAACGAAGCAATCTTGGCCGAAGGTGCATCTTTTGATTTGATACGCGCCTCTGTCAATTTGGTATTAGGCGGATTTCTGATCGCCATGGGGACCTCTCTCAAACTACCTCTGTCCACTACTTATGTTGCGTTTATGGTTGCTATGGGTACTTCCCTCGCCGACCGAGCATGGGGACGCGAGAGTGCCGTATATCGTATTACCGGAGTATTATCCGTTATCGGAGGATGGTTCATCACTGCCGGAGCTGCCTTTTTTATCTGTTTCTTTGTAGCTTTAATCATTTATTATGGAGGTACGCCCGCTATCATACTCCTCATCTCTTTAGCCATCTTTCTGCTTATCAGAAGTCAGCTACGGTTCAACAAAAAACAGAACAAAGAAAAAGGAAATCCGACAATCGTAAAACTCATGTCTACCCACGACACCAACGAAGCTCTCACTCTTTTGCGCAAACATACCCGTGACGAATTATCGGAAATACTGAATACTGCAGCCGAAACGTTCGACCATACGGTTTCTGCTTTTCTCTCTGAAAGTTATCGCGGACTTCGCAAAACAATGAATCACATCGATGATGAAAAAGTACACCTGAAACAGGTTAAACGTATCGGAACGCTCGGAGTAACTCATCTCGATAATAACACCGCCATCGAAAAAGGACTGTATTATTATCAGGGAAACGATTTTATCAGTGAAATCATATATAGTATAGGCCGTATCTGCGAACCTTGTCTCGAACATACCGATAATAACTTCAATCCACTGCACGATGAGCAAAAAGCCGAATTTTCCCACATCGCATCAGAAGTAACTCAATTACTCATCAGTAGTAGGGAACTGATCGAGAATAACCAATATGATGAAAAATTCATCGAGCTCATACAAAAGGCAAATATTATTATCAATAACCTCTCTCAACTGAAACGGGCCGAGTTAAAACGTATTCAAAGTCAACAAGGCAGCCTGAAAGTAAGCATGGTATATCTTACTATGATACAAGAAACCCAAAATGTAGTCGCTTATACTTCTAATTTACTTAAAGTGTCCCGCAAATTTCAAGAAGAGAAAAACTAA
- a CDS encoding DUF4251 domain-containing protein: MKKTILFTLLAIFACLSNIQAQNTKEDARQEKKDAEKAYNELLYQQAKLAIDNKKFVLEADQVMFKYGNTAFVSSNTNFVGLDGDNAVVQVAFNIPASGPNGLGGITVDGKASNIKTKTDKKGNIILSMNVMGVGISAQINITLYNGSNSAMVDISPNFSSNRFRLSGKIIPLSQSTVFKGRSL; the protein is encoded by the coding sequence ATGAAAAAAACAATTTTATTTACACTACTGGCTATATTTGCTTGTTTAAGCAATATACAAGCCCAAAATACGAAAGAAGATGCTCGTCAGGAAAAAAAAGACGCTGAAAAAGCATATAACGAATTATTATATCAACAGGCCAAATTAGCCATTGATAATAAAAAATTTGTACTGGAAGCCGATCAAGTCATGTTTAAATATGGGAACACAGCTTTCGTATCCTCTAACACCAATTTTGTAGGACTCGACGGTGACAATGCCGTGGTACAAGTCGCTTTTAATATACCGGCCAGCGGACCTAACGGACTTGGCGGTATAACAGTCGACGGAAAAGCTTCGAATATTAAGACGAAAACCGATAAAAAAGGAAATATAATCTTGTCGATGAATGTTATGGGGGTAGGCATTTCCGCTCAAATTAACATCACACTCTATAACGGAAGCAATTCAGCAATGGTAGATATTTCACCCAATTTCAGTTCAAACCGATTCAGATTATCCGGAAAAATCATACCCCTGTCACAATCTACCGTATTTAAAGGACGTTCTTTATAA
- a CDS encoding type B 50S ribosomal protein L31 → MKKGIHPDNYREVVFKDMSNDDVFITRSTVAAKETIEIDGVTYPLVKLEITNTSHPFFTGKQKLVDTAGRVDKFMNRYGKHMQNKQK, encoded by the coding sequence ATGAAAAAAGGTATTCATCCTGATAACTATCGTGAAGTTGTATTTAAGGATATGTCTAACGATGATGTGTTCATTACCCGTTCTACTGTTGCCGCTAAAGAAACTATAGAAATAGATGGTGTTACTTATCCCTTGGTAAAACTTGAAATTACCAATACATCTCATCCGTTCTTTACCGGTAAACAAAAGCTGGTAGATACGGCTGGTCGTGTAGACAAGTTTATGAACCGTTACGGCAAACACATGCAGAACAAACAGAAATAA
- a CDS encoding OmpA family protein has translation MEKTRKRTKIGVIALLCISMVFASGCSAWQGMSKTGQGAAIGGGSGAALGAGVGALAGGGKGAWIGSLVGAAVGSGAGALVGHRMDKQQKELEEQLKNAEIQKVKDSNNLQAIKVTFANGILFATNSSQLTASVKSDLTDLAHNLVQNPKTNIQVFGYTDNTGSQQLNERLSLQRAESVANFLINNGVSSNRVSVKGFGWNDPVASNATPEGRAQNRRVEIYITASADMIKEAQSQN, from the coding sequence ATGGAAAAAACTCGGAAAAGAACAAAGATCGGAGTGATAGCTCTGCTTTGTATCAGTATGGTATTTGCCTCGGGATGTTCGGCATGGCAAGGAATGAGCAAAACCGGGCAGGGAGCTGCAATCGGAGGGGGTTCAGGAGCTGCTTTGGGTGCAGGTGTCGGTGCTCTTGCCGGAGGTGGAAAAGGAGCCTGGATCGGTTCACTTGTAGGGGCTGCAGTGGGTTCTGGTGCAGGTGCCTTAGTCGGACACCGTATGGATAAACAGCAGAAAGAACTTGAAGAACAGTTGAAAAATGCTGAAATTCAGAAAGTAAAAGACAGTAATAATTTACAGGCTATTAAGGTGACGTTTGCTAACGGAATATTGTTTGCGACGAATTCGAGTCAACTGACAGCGTCTGTTAAATCTGATCTTACCGATCTTGCGCATAATCTCGTGCAAAATCCTAAAACTAATATTCAGGTATTCGGGTATACCGATAATACGGGGAGCCAACAGCTTAATGAACGGTTGTCGTTGCAGAGAGCTGAATCGGTTGCGAACTTCCTTATAAATAATGGAGTTTCTTCAAATCGTGTTTCGGTTAAAGGTTTTGGCTGGAATGACCCTGTTGCCAGCAATGCTACTCCCGAAGGACGTGCTCAAAATCGGAGGGTAGAAATTTATATTACCGCTTCAGCGGATATGATTAAAGAGGCGCAGAGCCAGAACTGA
- a CDS encoding superoxide dismutase, whose protein sequence is MKPIIFYRIVPSLFIFLFVSNTWGQTQNARSPIAETVITLPALNYDYDELEPVISAQTLMLHYEKHLKGYIDNVNKLIKNDASRIGQDLEKIVKTSSGKLYNNSAQAWNHFFYFDSFAPQDKAQHKPYGALAREIDKQWGDFNQFKKSFVTVASELFGSGWVWLVKNRDGSLEIIGESNAGNILTRENVTPLLGIDVWEHAYYLDYQNRRPEHLNAIWNIINWKVIDARYNNAL, encoded by the coding sequence ATGAAACCGATAATATTTTATAGAATCGTACCGTCATTGTTTATTTTTTTATTTGTGAGTAATACATGGGGACAGACTCAAAATGCCAGAAGCCCCATTGCAGAAACAGTAATCACCCTGCCGGCTCTTAATTACGATTACGATGAACTCGAGCCCGTAATAAGCGCTCAAACACTGATGTTACATTACGAAAAACACCTGAAAGGGTATATCGATAATGTCAATAAACTCATTAAAAATGATGCATCACGCATCGGGCAAGATCTTGAAAAAATAGTAAAAACATCCTCTGGTAAATTATATAACAATTCGGCCCAGGCATGGAACCACTTTTTTTATTTCGACAGTTTCGCCCCTCAAGATAAAGCACAACATAAACCCTATGGTGCACTTGCTCGAGAAATCGATAAACAATGGGGTGATTTCAACCAATTTAAAAAATCATTCGTAACGGTAGCTTCCGAACTCTTCGGTTCAGGATGGGTGTGGCTGGTAAAAAATAGAGACGGAAGCCTGGAGATTATCGGAGAAAGCAATGCTGGAAACATCCTTACCCGTGAAAATGTTACTCCCCTATTGGGAATCGACGTTTGGGAACACGCTTATTACCTCGATTACCAAAACCGAAGACCCGAACATCTGAATGCAATATGGAACATAATCAATTGGAAAGTCATAGACGCAAGATATAACAATGCACTCTAA
- a CDS encoding LysO family transporter, whose product MGLGILAGHLLKKKKRIFPFIGKLNTGIIFLLLFVMGISVGNNREIMENITGLGSTAILIGIGCTTGSIIFTMIVQKIFFKEKIKKEDKK is encoded by the coding sequence ATGGGGCTCGGTATTTTGGCGGGCCACCTACTTAAAAAAAAGAAAAGGATATTTCCTTTTATCGGTAAACTTAATACGGGAATTATATTCCTACTCCTTTTCGTCATGGGTATCTCGGTAGGAAATAACCGGGAAATCATGGAAAACATCACCGGATTAGGTTCTACTGCAATATTGATAGGTATAGGATGCACAACCGGAAGCATTATTTTTACAATGATCGTCCAAAAAATATTTTTCAAAGAAAAAATAAAGAAGGAGGACAAAAAGTGA
- a CDS encoding transglycosylase domain-containing protein, with amino-acid sequence MAKKIVIALWALFGMGIVAAIVLFMLVARGYIGYMPPIEDLQNPKDKFASEIYTSDMQVLGRYFYKANRVYVNYNQLSPYLVEALIATEDVRFYDHSGIDAKALIRAIIKRGLLFQKSAGGGSTISQQLAKLMFSPRAENVLERLFQKPIEWVISVQLERYYTKEEIVNMYLNMFDFLNTGVGIQSASMVYFNTTPDKLTIEQAATLIGMCKNPRYFNPVRHNERTRGRRNTVLEQMYKADYITKAERDSLQDLPLTLDFQRIDHKEGLAPYFREHLRLMMVAPKPVKSNYLAWQSQQYVDDSIAWETNPIYGWCEKNRKADGSKYNLYTDGLKIYTTLDSRMQKYAEEAVAEHIGGYLQPRFTKEKKGRSYGPFARSEPKDKVASIMERAMKNSDRYRNMKKAGASDSEIQKAFGEKVDMQVFSWEGMVDTTMTPMDSIRYLKSFLRTGFMAMDPRTGYIKAYVGGIDFKNFQYDMVSVGRRQVGSTIKPFLYTLAMEEGFSPCDLAPNVQPHLKDEAGRVWSPRNASKARIGEDVTLRWGLANSNNWISAYLMDKLSPSSLVRLMHSFGIKNKIDAVISLSLGPAEVSVEEMVTAYTAFANKGIRVDPLYVTRIEDNFGNVISEFSPRMTEVFSESAYYKILPMLRDVIDHGTGARIRFRYGITAPMGGKTGTTNNNADGWFMAFTPSLVSGMWVGGEDPSIHFDGMADGQGASMALPIYGLFIQKVYADKTLGYSQTEDFVVPPQYSDPCAGTPGMNIEEEYPDQPSEAIEGIFD; translated from the coding sequence ATTGCGAAGAAAATTGTTATCGCTCTGTGGGCTTTGTTCGGCATGGGAATCGTTGCGGCTATCGTTTTGTTTATGTTGGTCGCTCGCGGTTATATCGGATACATGCCTCCCATCGAGGATTTGCAGAATCCTAAAGATAAATTTGCATCGGAAATATATACGTCTGATATGCAGGTACTCGGTCGTTATTTTTATAAAGCCAATCGGGTATATGTAAATTATAATCAGTTGTCTCCGTATTTGGTAGAGGCGCTTATCGCCACCGAAGATGTCCGATTTTATGACCATTCGGGAATCGATGCGAAAGCGCTTATCCGAGCTATTATAAAGCGGGGATTACTTTTTCAAAAAAGTGCCGGAGGAGGGAGTACGATCTCTCAGCAGCTGGCGAAGTTAATGTTTTCTCCTCGGGCGGAGAACGTACTCGAACGTTTGTTTCAGAAACCGATCGAATGGGTTATCTCGGTTCAGCTCGAAAGATATTATACTAAAGAGGAAATCGTGAATATGTATCTGAATATGTTCGATTTCCTGAATACCGGTGTAGGTATACAATCTGCATCGATGGTATATTTCAATACTACCCCCGATAAATTAACTATAGAACAGGCTGCGACACTAATAGGTATGTGTAAAAATCCTCGTTATTTTAATCCCGTACGTCATAACGAACGTACTCGGGGCAGGAGAAACACAGTCCTCGAACAAATGTATAAGGCTGATTACATTACGAAAGCCGAACGTGATTCGTTGCAAGATCTTCCTCTTACTCTCGATTTTCAACGTATCGATCATAAAGAGGGTTTAGCCCCATATTTCAGAGAACATCTACGATTGATGATGGTTGCTCCCAAACCGGTAAAGAGCAATTATTTGGCTTGGCAGTCCCAGCAATATGTCGATGATTCAATCGCCTGGGAAACGAATCCTATATATGGCTGGTGCGAAAAGAATCGTAAAGCGGACGGTTCGAAATATAATCTTTATACCGATGGTTTAAAAATATATACTACACTCGATTCGCGTATGCAAAAATATGCGGAAGAGGCGGTTGCTGAACATATCGGTGGATATTTGCAACCTCGTTTTACTAAAGAGAAAAAGGGTCGTAGTTACGGCCCCTTCGCTCGATCGGAACCTAAGGATAAAGTTGCCTCCATCATGGAGAGAGCGATGAAAAATAGCGATCGTTACCGAAATATGAAAAAAGCCGGAGCTTCGGATTCGGAGATACAAAAAGCTTTTGGTGAAAAAGTAGATATGCAGGTTTTTTCCTGGGAAGGCATGGTGGATACGACGATGACTCCTATGGATTCTATCCGTTATCTGAAGTCTTTTTTGCGAACCGGATTTATGGCCATGGATCCTCGTACCGGTTATATCAAAGCTTATGTCGGGGGTATCGATTTTAAGAATTTTCAGTATGATATGGTTTCGGTAGGGCGCCGTCAGGTAGGTTCTACAATTAAACCGTTCCTATATACGCTGGCTATGGAAGAAGGATTTTCTCCCTGTGATCTTGCACCGAACGTACAGCCTCATTTAAAAGATGAGGCCGGTAGGGTATGGTCTCCGAGAAATGCTTCTAAAGCTCGTATAGGGGAGGATGTTACTTTGAGATGGGGTCTTGCCAACTCGAATAATTGGATATCGGCTTATCTGATGGATAAGCTTTCTCCTTCGTCGCTTGTACGGTTGATGCACTCTTTCGGTATAAAAAACAAGATCGATGCGGTAATTTCTTTGTCCTTGGGCCCGGCTGAAGTTTCGGTTGAGGAAATGGTTACTGCATATACGGCGTTTGCTAATAAAGGGATTCGAGTAGATCCTTTGTATGTTACACGTATCGAGGATAATTTCGGTAACGTAATCTCTGAGTTTTCACCCCGTATGACCGAAGTGTTCAGTGAGAGCGCTTATTATAAAATATTGCCGATGTTGCGTGACGTAATCGATCATGGCACAGGTGCCAGAATTCGTTTCAGATATGGAATTACAGCCCCTATGGGAGGAAAAACAGGAACAACCAATAACAATGCCGACGGTTGGTTTATGGCTTTTACCCCGAGTTTGGTTTCCGGAATGTGGGTCGGCGGAGAAGACCCCTCGATACATTTCGACGGTATGGCCGATGGCCAGGGAGCCAGTATGGCGCTTCCGATTTACGGATTATTTATACAAAAGGTATATGCCGATAAGACATTGGGATATTCACAAACAGAGGACTTTGTTGTTCCTCCTCAGTATAGTGATCCTTGCGCGGGAACACCCGGGATGAATATCGAAGAAGAATATCCCGATCAGCCGTCAGAGGCAATCGAGGGCATATTTGATTAA
- a CDS encoding tyrosine-protein phosphatase has product MKMNMFGLFNKKKSDTVSLPYTTDIHSHIIPGIDDGSPDVEHSVALVKQMQEWGVKRIITTPHVTEETFENTPETITAAYNLLKEALGEDAPEIIFSAEYRMDENFLKHVKNDILIPLPGNHILIENSFLQPFWDLKGLIYQLQLKGFNPILAHPERYAYYYDEKEIYTDIYNSGCMFQLNWLSLAGYYGKETRNIAYWLIEKGYVDFLGTDLHNRRHARAITEFLQTKEYRKLVEKLNLKNDTLK; this is encoded by the coding sequence ATGAAAATGAATATGTTCGGTCTTTTTAATAAAAAAAAATCCGATACGGTTTCTTTACCGTATACCACTGATATACATTCACACATTATTCCGGGAATAGACGACGGTTCTCCCGATGTGGAGCATTCTGTCGCTTTGGTAAAACAAATGCAGGAATGGGGGGTTAAACGTATCATAACCACTCCGCATGTTACCGAGGAAACATTCGAAAATACGCCCGAAACCATTACGGCAGCATATAATCTATTGAAAGAAGCATTAGGTGAGGACGCCCCCGAAATCATATTCTCGGCAGAATACCGAATGGATGAAAATTTTTTAAAACATGTAAAAAACGATATACTCATCCCCCTACCGGGAAACCATATTCTTATAGAAAACTCATTTCTACAACCCTTTTGGGATTTGAAAGGACTTATTTACCAGTTACAATTGAAAGGATTTAATCCTATTCTCGCACATCCCGAACGGTACGCCTACTATTACGATGAAAAAGAAATATATACCGATATATATAATTCGGGATGCATGTTTCAGCTAAATTGGCTCTCACTGGCCGGATACTATGGGAAAGAAACCCGTAATATCGCATATTGGCTGATAGAAAAGGGATATGTAGATTTTCTCGGAACCGATCTCCATAACCGGAGACATGCCCGTGCTATCACCGAATTTTTACAAACGAAAGAATACAGAAAACTTGTCGAGAAGCTAAACCTAAAGAACGATACTCTCAAATAA